A window of Streptomyces sp. NBC_01689 genomic DNA:
GCGCACGCCGAGGTGGTGCAGCAACGCCCTGATGTCGCCTGCCATGGTCTGCTTGTCGTAGCCTCCTGCGGGCTTCGACGAGCCGCCGGCGCCCCGGACGTCCGGCGCGACGACTCGTGCCCGAACATGTCGTGGTGAAAATCAGGCATCGCGCTTCTCCCGACGGGGTCTGGCAGCAGCCCCTGGGGTGAGGTTCCGTCAGTCGGCCGGCGGGCTGCCAGGCGACGGACCGGCGTCGCGCGACGGGCCCGTGCACGCCTCCGAACCGGTCGCGAGCCGGTCTCCGTCGTTCTCTGCCGACCTGAACGCGCGTGCTCCCGGGCCTACTTGGTGTACGTCCGTCACTCCGCGGCGGCCTGTACGTACGCGCGGATGTGTTCCCCCCAGGTCTCCGGGGAGTCGACGGGGCTGAAGTGTCCGGTGTTCTCCATGAAATGGAGGTCGTGGTCGCTGTAGTGAGCGTCGGGAAGATTTCGTCCGATGGTTCGGTGCCCCTTGTGGACCTTTGGCCGACGGTGACGGTGCTCGGTCGCGGCCCGCGCCCTGCTCCGCGCCGTGGATGTCCCGCGGCATCAGGCAGATCATGGCGGTCCGGATCAGCTGGGCTGGGCGGTCGGCATGATGAAGACCTGCGGGAGGTTGACCCGCAGCGGCAGGGAGGCGATGAAGCCGACCGTGCGTGCGATGTCGTGGGGCTGGAGCCAGTCGACGGTTTCCTTCGAGCCTTCCAGCCAGGCGGTGGCGCCCTCGTCGGTGACGTGGTCCTGCAGTTCCGTGCCGACGATGCCGGGCTCGATCGCGGAGACCCGTACCTTCTTGGGGCCCAGTTCCATCCGGAGGTGCTTGGACAGGTGGGTGACGAAGGCCTTGGTGCCGGCGTAGACGGCGAAGGTCGGGTAGAGGTTCCGGGCGGCGCTGGACGAGTTGTTGATCAGGTCGGCGACACCGCGTTCGGCGGCGGCCCGCACCAACTGCGGGGTGAAGGCTCCGATGACGTTCATCAGGCCGGAGATGTTCAGGTCGATCTGGCGCTGCCACTGGTCGGCGCGCAGTTCCTCGACGGGTGCGGGGAGCATGATGCCGGCGTTGTTGAAGAGCAGGTCCGCGTCCCCCAGCTCCGCCTGTACGCGGTCGGCCGCGGCCTGGACGGCGGCGGCGTCGGTCACGTCGACGGTGACCGCGAGCGCGGTGCCGCCGCTCTTCGTGATGCGGGCGGCGAGGTCGTCGAGCCGGTCCGCGCGCCGGGCCAGTACGGCGACCTTCGCGCCCAAGGACGCGAGGTGCTCGGCCGACGCCTCACCGATACCGCTCGACGCGCCGGTGACGACGGCCACCCGGCCGGCCAGGGAGTCGGTTGCAGAGATCTCAGTGGTCATGGAATGAACACCTTCCGGAAGCTCGGTGGAGGAGGTCTGCCGTCCGTACCGGCCCGCGGTTTCGAGCGGGTCGCCCGGGGAGGTCCGGACCCCACCGGAGGCGGCGTCGGCGGAGGCTGTGCGGGCACTCGGCTCGGCGCGGGATCTCTTCGTAGTGGTACTCGTCGTATTCCCTCTTGGACTCCACCACCATGTGGTGCAGCAGCTTCAGGAACTCCGCCTCATGCTCCTGAGCCACGTCGAAGTACACGTTCAGGGTGATCATCAGGTTCCTCCCGCCGTACGCCCCCAACCAACATCGTCCGTCGTGCCACCGGGCCACGCACCTCGGCCGGGACTCCGTACGGGGATCGCGAGAGGACCTGCCGCGCTGGGCGTCAGGCCCCCGGGGCGTGCTGCCTGACCGGCCCGACCGGCGGCCCGACCGACCGGGCCGACCGGCAGCGACCTGGTCGACCGCGACCGGTCGACGCGGGCGTTCGCTCCGCCGGTCCCTCCCGCCGCGTCGCGGACCTTGAGGGAGGGGCAACTCGGGCTCTTGGCGGACCGGTTCGGTCGACCACCGCCGAGCCCGAGCGGCCGCGCCGCGGACGAGTGCCGGCGCGTGGCCGGGTTCGGGAAGGCGCGGCGCACTTGAAGCGCGGCCGGACGGTGCGGAGCCGCGGCCGTCAGCGGGCGAGAGCGGCCGCGTCGCCCATGACCACGACGGGGTGGTCGGCGGGATCGAGCGCGCGCAGGAGTTGCCTCATGTGAGCCCTGGAGAGACTGACGCAGGCATGAGTGGGACCGCCGTGGTCGACGTGGAGCCATATGCCCCCGCCGCGGTTCCCGCCCAAGGGACGGGTGCCGTCCATGGGGGAGGTACCGGGCCGTCGGTTGTAGTTGATGGCGACGACGTAGTCGAACACACCGTTGAGCGATTCGCCCTGGAGGCCGGTCTCGTCGGTGGAGAAGGCACCGGAGTGGTGGTAGGGCAGTCTGGTGCCGGGGTCGGCGAGGCGGCCACCCGCGTCGGTGAGGCCGAACACGCCTATGGGGCTGCGCAGATCGCCCGCGTGATGGTCGTCGGTCCAGCCCCGGTAGCCGTTGTGCGCGGCCCACACCGCGCCAGGATGCCAGCGCCCGTCGAACCGTCGCCAGAGCACCACCTTCGAGGACGCGGAAGTCCTCCCGGCTCCCGTCACGAGGAGGACCTGCCGGGTGTTCTCCGGGACGTGCGCAAGCGTCTTCGGACCGAGCCCCGGTAGCCGGGCGGGGAACTCCGGTCGCGGCTGAACCGTCACCCGAGGCGCGGCGGGAGTGGGCGCGGGCTGTCCGGCCGCGGCTCGGGCCGCGACCGAGGCGTTGCCCGGTGCCACCGTGGAATTCTCGTGAGGTATCGACTGGCAGGCGGCGACGCCCAGTGCGGAGACGACGACCGCGGCGGTCACCGAGAGGGAGGCCCTGTGGAGGTGCATGTGCAGGCTTTCTCAAGAAGTCGGGAAGAAGAGGACGGGCTTCCGCCGGACCACCGCCGGTCGTCGTGGAACCGGCCGGGGGCGGTCGACATGCCGGAGACCCGCCGCGGCGCATCGGTCACCCCCCCCGGCGAGACGGCGCCCCGGGGTCCGTCGTGGGCAGGCTGACCTGCCCACGACGGACCCCTGACGCCGGAGTTCGGCAGAGCCTCCGGCTCAGCCGCGGGCGTTCTTCGGCACGCTGATCTGCCGTTCGCCCCAGCCCATCCGGGTGGTCGCCGTGTTGTCGACCGTCGCACCCGCGGCGAGACCGGCCGTCTCGGCCCTGGCCGAGGGGGCGACCAGCAGAGTCTGATCACTGAGCATCGCGCCGGTCGACGGGTCGACGACCAGCCGCTCCCTGGTGGTCCCCAGCGGAGTCCGGTAGGACTTGGGGAACTCGACTCCGACACCCGTGCGGCCCAGCGGGTCGGTGACATGCCCGACCACCCGGACTCCGGGCAGGCCGGCCATCACCCGGTACGCCGCCGCCCGGACGCCGGGCTTCACGGGCATCGTGATGAGGTTGCCCGCCTGACGCAGCATCCAGGCGGCGCGGCCCGACGTACCGTTGTCCGCGCCGTTGTCCCGCGCGTACAGCGCCTCCAGGTGGCGGCGCAGCCCGTCGCTGGTGGAGGGCAGCGCACGCAGGTCCTTGTACGAGACGTTGTCCGGCCCGACGGCGTAGATCTTGTCGCCGACACTCGTGTGCATGACCATCGGCCGACCGGGCCCGATGGTGTAGGCGATCTTGGCGTTCCCGGAGGCCTTCCCGACCTCGGCCACGACCGTGTGGGGCGAGCCGGCGGCGTTCCAGCGCTTCCTGTCCGCCGGTGTCCTCGGCCCGGTCGCGGAATTCTCCCCGGACACCATCAGGCTGTCGGTTCCAGGCCGGACTCCCACCGACCACAGGTCGGTTCCCGTGCTGCGCACGGCGATGAGGTGCCCGTTCGCGTCGGCGACGTCCACGTGCTGCGACTCCGTGGTGGTCTGCCAGTACGTTCCCTCGGCGGGCGCGGATTCCGCGTTCCGGGCCGCGGCGAGCAGTTCGATGTGGCCGTCGACGCGAAGGTCCGCCCCGGAGCCGGACGTCCGCGGCGGGACGGAGGACTGCGGCCGCGCGGTCGGCCGGTCGGCCGGCCCCTGCCCGTCGAACGTGCCCACGGCCACCGCGACGGACGCCGCCACGGCCGCGAGAGCCACCGCCCCCAGCGGGCGGAAACCGCTTCTGCGGCGCGGTACGGCGAAACGTGTCACGCGGGCGTCCGCCGCGTCGGTGACGATGCGGGCGAAGGCCTCCTCCTGCCGTGCCGGGTCTGTCAGCAGGGACGGATCCAGTGCGTCGGGCCGTGCGTCCGCGAGCACCTTCATGACGTCGGGCCGCCCGGGCCGCTCGGGTTCGATCTTCATGCAGGGGCTCCTTGGTGGTGAGGGGGAATCGCGGCCTCCGGGGAGGCCGCTGACGCCGTCTCCGCTGCCTGTGCCGTCTCCAGCGCCTTCTCCAGACGGCGGCGGGCCCGGTACAGGCGGACGGTCAGCGTCGCGGTGGTGCAGTCCAGAACCCGAGCGGCGTCCTTGGGGCTCAGGCCGTGCCAGGCGATCAGTGTCAGCAGTTCCCGGTCGGCCTCCGGCAGGCTCGCGAGGGCCTCCAGCGCGATGTGCCGGTCGGCGACCACGGCCGCGACATCACTGACGTGGGTCCCGGCGCCACTGCTGATGCGCTGTGCCTCCTCCGCGGCGACGAGGTACTGGTGCGCATCCCGGCGGCGCACTTCACGCACCAGGTTGCGGGCCACGCCGAGAAGCCACGGCAGCGCAGGGTGGGGAATGTCAGGCATCCGCCGCCAGGCGACGGTGAACGTCTCGCTGGTGATGTCTTCTCCCAGCTCACGTCCGACCAGGCTCGTGGCGTAGGCGAGGACGCGCGGATGGCACTCCTCGTAGACGCCCCGAAAGCGCTCGACAGTCGTCACGCGCTCTCCCTTCCTCTCGGATCTCTCACCGAGGAATGCGTGGAACGGCCCGCTTCTTACACGTGGGAGCCACAAAACCTGGCGCTGTGATCGACGTCACGTGACGGAGGGGCCTCGGGCCATGCCCGCGGCCCCGTCGCTTCTCGCGGCGAGCGCCTCCGCCCGCGGGCCGCGTCATCCTCACCGCGGAGGGCGACGAAGAGGAACGGGACGGTGTCAGGCAAGTCCCGGCACGCTGACGTGCGGCCGGGGAGGGGCAGTGAACGAGATGGACAAGGGCAGGGCGGTCCTGATCGTGCTTCAGAGGCGCGGCAGGAGGTAGACGCGGGTTCCGCGCGTCCCACCGACGCGCGGACGGAGGGCTCTGCCGAGATCATGCGGGAGGCCAGGCGCAGCAGGCGTGCGCGAGTTGGCGCACGCCGTCCGCCACTCGCACGGGACGCCGGAGATCGGCGTGCGAACGGCGTCGTGATTCAGACGGCACAGCTCACCGATCCGGCCGTCCGCGCCTTCGTCAGCGCCGTCAACGCGGGCGACCGGGACGCTTTCAGGGCTGTTCTGACTCCTGATGCGACCATGTCCGACGACGGCTCGGACCGCGATCTGCACGCATGGGCCGAGCGGGAGATCTTCTCCGCCTCGGTCGGGTGGACGTCGTGTCGCAAGCCGCGACGGGCGTGCCCTTGTCGCGGACTACCGCAGCGACACCTGGGGTCCGATGCGCACCGCCTGGCAGTTCACCGTCTCGACGGACGGTCGCATCAGCCGCTTCGAGGCCCGCCAGGCCTGAGGGGGACCCGGAGGGGGCGGAGCGGGAACCGAGCAAGCCGACAGGCAGGGCAACGGAGTGGTCATCAGGGTAGGTCGGGGGTCCGACAACATCAGAGTCCCTGCGGCGCCCGACGCGGAGGGCACCAAGGGTTCCGAGGGCACCAAGGGTCACGGAACTCGGGACGCGGAGGGGCGTCCCGCCGACGGCGTCGGCGTTTCCGGTCCGTAGGCCGCAGGTCTCGACAAGGCCGGTGCATGCCGAGTCGCCGGATCGCCGGATCGTCGACTCGCCGAGGAAGCGCCGGGCGACGGCGCTGAGATCCAGCAGCGCGTCACCGGCGTTGCGTCTCCGTTCCGGTGGTCCTACGTTTGAAGAGTGGATTCTCCTTCGAAACGAGGGACCCATGGAGATCAGGAACGCAGTGGCCATCGTGACCGGGGCGAACCGCGGACTGGGCCGGCATTTCGCCCAACAGCTGCTGGAGCGTGGCGCGGCGAAGGTCTACGCGGGCGCGCGCAAGCCTTCCTCGGTCGACCTTCCCGGTGTCGAACCCGTCGAGGTGGACATCAGCGACCCGGATTCCGTGCGCCGGGCGGCGGAGGCGGCTCCGGACGTCACCCTGCTCGTCAACAACGCCGGTGTCAGTACGCACACGGAGCTGGTGACCGGGGACATGGCGAACATCCGACTGGAGATGGAGACGGCGTTCTTCGGCACACTCGGCATGATCCGTTCCTTCGCCCCGGTGATCAGCGGCAATGGCGGCGGCGCCGTTCTCAACATGCTTTCGGTGCTGAGCTGGGTGCACTACCCGAAGTACGGCGCCTACTGCGCGGCCAAGGCCGCCGAGTGGGCCATGACCAACGTGGTGCGCCAGGAACTCGCCCCCTCCGGCATCGACGTCACCGCCCTGCACGTGGGCTACATGGACACCGACATGGCCGACTACGTTCCCGCGTCGGACAAGGTCGACCCCACTGTCGTCGCCCGTCTCGCACTGGACGGTATCGAGGAACGCGCCCTCGAGGTCCTGGCCGATGACAACAGCCGCAGGACGCGCGCCGCCCTCAGCGGCGACCTCTCCCAGCTCTACCCCGGCCTGCCCGCCCCCCGCTGACCCCCGAGCCGAACCCCTCGGAGCATCGCCGGGCGTGGAGGGGTCAGGCGCGAAGCTGCATGTACTCGAAGACGGAGCCGTCCGGGTGGCGGGCGACGATCCTGGTGCCGTTCGGTACTTCGTTGGGTGCTTCGAGGATCTCGGCGCCCGCCTTGCCGAGGGCTTCGAGAACGGGGGCCAGGGAGCCGACGATGACGGTCCCGTTCTGCGAGACGTAGTTCTCGAGCGGCCCGGAGTAGAGGAGGAAGGGACCCACGAGTGCCAGCTCGAGATCGCGGTAGGGGAACCGGCGGACTTCCTCTCCGGTCAGTTCCTGGTACAGAGGGATCGCGTCCTCGAGATTCTCCACCTCGATGTTCGCGACCATTGCGTGGATGTTGCTGCTCATAGTGATAACTCCCTTTTTTGATTGCGGTTCTGGACGGCGATACCGCCGGTGCGCTTCTGGCGTGCGCTGGCATTTCTGATCACCTGACGGTGAAAACCTTGAATCCCTGAGCGACGCTCACGTGGTCGCCGCCGGGTTCTGAGCAATGCCCGCCGCGCCCGCCGCGCAGGTCACGAACACGAGTCACGCGCGTGGGCTGCGGCCCGGCCGGCGCTCGCCGGATCCAGCGATACGGGGGGGCGCATACCGGGGCATAACCGTCTCGGTCGCATCCTCAGCAAAACACATATGGACGATCCGGTCAAGAATGGGTCGGCGCTGTCGTACAGGTCACCTCCTCGCGCGCGGAGCGGCCCGTGTCTACGCGGCGGGAGGCGTCGGCGCCGCCGGGGGGAGGAACTGGTGTCGCGCCATGGCCAGCAGCGTCCGTACCGCGATGGCTCCCACGAGTGCGGTCGCGGCGGCCAGGAGGAGGTAGGTGAGAACGAGTTCGCCGGGAGGATGGCCG
This region includes:
- a CDS encoding SDR family oxidoreductase, coding for MTTEISATDSLAGRVAVVTGASSGIGEASAEHLASLGAKVAVLARRADRLDDLAARITKSGGTALAVTVDVTDAAAVQAAADRVQAELGDADLLFNNAGIMLPAPVEELRADQWQRQIDLNISGLMNVIGAFTPQLVRAAAERGVADLINNSSSAARNLYPTFAVYAGTKAFVTHLSKHLRMELGPKKVRVSAIEPGIVGTELQDHVTDEGATAWLEGSKETVDWLQPHDIARTVGFIASLPLRVNLPQVFIMPTAQPS
- a CDS encoding L,D-transpeptidase family protein, which codes for MHLHRASLSVTAAVVVSALGVAACQSIPHENSTVAPGNASVAARAAAGQPAPTPAAPRVTVQPRPEFPARLPGLGPKTLAHVPENTRQVLLVTGAGRTSASSKVVLWRRFDGRWHPGAVWAAHNGYRGWTDDHHAGDLRSPIGVFGLTDAGGRLADPGTRLPYHHSGAFSTDETGLQGESLNGVFDYVVAINYNRRPGTSPMDGTRPLGGNRGGGIWLHVDHGGPTHACVSLSRAHMRQLLRALDPADHPVVVMGDAAALAR
- a CDS encoding CU044_5270 family protein, encoding MKIEPERPGRPDVMKVLADARPDALDPSLLTDPARQEEAFARIVTDAADARVTRFAVPRRRSGFRPLGAVALAAVAASVAVAVGTFDGQGPADRPTARPQSSVPPRTSGSGADLRVDGHIELLAAARNAESAPAEGTYWQTTTESQHVDVADANGHLIAVRSTGTDLWSVGVRPGTDSLMVSGENSATGPRTPADRKRWNAAGSPHTVVAEVGKASGNAKIAYTIGPGRPMVMHTSVGDKIYAVGPDNVSYKDLRALPSTSDGLRRHLEALYARDNGADNGTSGRAAWMLRQAGNLITMPVKPGVRAAAYRVMAGLPGVRVVGHVTDPLGRTGVGVEFPKSYRTPLGTTRERLVVDPSTGAMLSDQTLLVAPSARAETAGLAAGATVDNTATTRMGWGERQISVPKNARG
- a CDS encoding RNA polymerase sigma factor — its product is MTTVERFRGVYEECHPRVLAYATSLVGRELGEDITSETFTVAWRRMPDIPHPALPWLLGVARNLVREVRRRDAHQYLVAAEEAQRISSGAGTHVSDVAAVVADRHIALEALASLPEADRELLTLIAWHGLSPKDAARVLDCTTATLTVRLYRARRRLEKALETAQAAETASAASPEAAIPPHHQGAPA
- a CDS encoding SDR family oxidoreductase — translated: MEIRNAVAIVTGANRGLGRHFAQQLLERGAAKVYAGARKPSSVDLPGVEPVEVDISDPDSVRRAAEAAPDVTLLVNNAGVSTHTELVTGDMANIRLEMETAFFGTLGMIRSFAPVISGNGGGAVLNMLSVLSWVHYPKYGAYCAAKAAEWAMTNVVRQELAPSGIDVTALHVGYMDTDMADYVPASDKVDPTVVARLALDGIEERALEVLADDNSRRTRAALSGDLSQLYPGLPAPR